A stretch of Sphingomicrobium flavum DNA encodes these proteins:
- a CDS encoding LD-carboxypeptidase, producing MATKMVIALVAPACPLDERAAQMVHARANAAGAELRVHPQCFSSAGHFAGPDEERLAALREVMADDSVDHVWFARGGYGSNRIAETAMRDLPEAAFAKSYMGYSDLGFLLAGLHKAGCKVAHGPMAQDVLREGGDAAVDRAFAWMVNRNEHALEPGLRPDMPAMAFNLTVLSSLLGTPLEPDMRGMDLMVEEVSEHHYRIDRTLFHVTGSAAIRGVARLRMGRFSDVTANDRPFGSEPEAIFEEWVTRAGLGSVERADIGHDAANKVVPFGRLR from the coding sequence ATGGCAACGAAGATGGTCATCGCTCTCGTCGCACCGGCCTGTCCGCTCGATGAAAGGGCGGCGCAGATGGTGCACGCGCGCGCGAATGCTGCGGGCGCCGAGCTGCGCGTGCATCCACAATGTTTTTCGAGCGCCGGGCATTTCGCCGGGCCGGATGAGGAACGACTGGCCGCGCTTCGCGAGGTGATGGCGGACGATAGCGTCGACCATGTCTGGTTCGCGCGCGGCGGCTATGGCTCCAATCGCATCGCCGAGACCGCCATGCGCGACCTGCCGGAAGCCGCTTTCGCGAAAAGCTATATGGGCTATTCCGATCTGGGTTTCCTGCTGGCCGGTCTGCACAAGGCGGGCTGCAAGGTGGCGCATGGGCCGATGGCGCAGGACGTGCTGCGCGAGGGCGGCGATGCGGCGGTCGATCGGGCGTTCGCCTGGATGGTTAACAGAAACGAGCATGCGCTGGAGCCGGGATTGCGACCGGACATGCCGGCCATGGCATTCAACCTGACGGTGCTGTCCAGCCTGCTCGGCACCCCGCTCGAGCCGGACATGCGCGGCATGGACCTGATGGTCGAAGAGGTGTCCGAGCATCACTACCGCATCGACCGGACGCTGTTCCATGTCACCGGGAGTGCTGCGATCCGCGGCGTGGCCAGGCTGCGGATGGGGCGCTTCAGCGATGTCACCGCCAACGACCGGCCCTTCGGGAGCGAGCCCGAGGCAATTTTTGAAGAGTGGGTGACTCGGGCGGGACTCGGGTCGGTGGAGCGCGCCGATATCGGCCATGACGCGGCCAATAAGGTGGTCCCCTTCGGCCGCCTGCGCTGA
- a CDS encoding UDP-N-acetylmuramate--L-alanine ligase, with the protein MTNHYFFCGIGGSGMLPLAAIVRARGHRVSGSDRSLDAGRTAPKFDYLKSLGIDLFAQDGSGLEAGMTLVASAAVEDSVPDVVAAKELGVPRLGRPELLAEMLNAADKSVAVGGTSGKSTVTGMIAWMLVGTGYQPTVMNGAVMKNFASPSAPFASALAGDPELFVSEVDESDGSIALYRPTVALVNNISLDHKSMEELRTLFGNFLDVADKGVVNLDDEEAAALTQGRDGLVTFAFDNDDATLSAVDLNLGEMGTSFCVLYRGNRIPVALPMRGRHNAQNALAALAAVHALGIPLGEAAAALSRFAGLKRRLELVGEAGGVQVYDDFGHNPDKVAATLDTMAGHRLKVMFQPHGYGPIRQMGEQMARVFADKMKPGDCLYLSDPVYQGGTVDTSIGSGWLADQVRQAGGEATHIADRDVIAARLVREAEAGDVILIMGARDDSLITYAQHIVAELQARG; encoded by the coding sequence ATGACCAACCACTATTTCTTCTGCGGGATCGGCGGCAGCGGCATGCTTCCCCTCGCCGCCATCGTCCGCGCGCGCGGACACCGCGTGTCGGGCAGCGACCGCTCGCTCGATGCCGGCCGCACCGCGCCCAAATTCGACTATCTCAAATCGCTTGGCATCGACCTCTTCGCGCAGGACGGGTCGGGGCTCGAAGCGGGCATGACCCTCGTCGCCTCGGCCGCGGTCGAAGACAGCGTGCCCGATGTCGTCGCCGCGAAAGAACTCGGCGTGCCGCGCCTCGGCCGCCCCGAATTGCTGGCCGAAATGCTCAATGCTGCCGACAAGTCCGTCGCGGTAGGCGGCACCTCGGGCAAATCCACCGTCACCGGCATGATCGCCTGGATGCTGGTCGGCACGGGCTACCAGCCCACCGTCATGAACGGCGCGGTGATGAAGAATTTCGCCTCGCCCAGCGCCCCCTTCGCCAGCGCGCTGGCGGGCGATCCCGAACTGTTCGTCTCCGAAGTCGATGAAAGCGACGGCTCGATCGCCCTTTACCGCCCCACCGTCGCGCTGGTGAACAATATCAGCCTCGACCATAAGTCGATGGAGGAATTGCGCACACTGTTCGGCAACTTCCTCGACGTTGCCGACAAGGGCGTCGTCAATCTCGATGATGAAGAAGCCGCCGCCCTCACCCAGGGCCGCGACGGCCTCGTCACCTTCGCCTTCGACAATGACGACGCCACGCTGAGCGCGGTCGATCTCAACCTTGGCGAGATGGGGACCAGTTTCTGCGTCCTGTATCGCGGCAACCGCATCCCGGTCGCCCTGCCCATGCGCGGCCGCCACAATGCGCAGAACGCGCTGGCCGCACTCGCCGCTGTCCATGCGCTCGGCATCCCGCTTGGTGAAGCTGCCGCCGCCCTTTCCCGCTTTGCCGGCCTAAAGCGCCGCCTGGAACTGGTGGGCGAGGCTGGAGGCGTGCAGGTCTATGACGATTTCGGCCACAACCCGGACAAGGTCGCCGCCACATTGGACACCATGGCCGGCCACCGCCTGAAAGTGATGTTCCAACCGCACGGCTACGGCCCCATCCGCCAGATGGGCGAGCAGATGGCCAGGGTTTTCGCCGACAAGATGAAGCCTGGCGACTGCCTCTATCTTTCCGATCCGGTCTATCAGGGTGGCACGGTTGACACGTCGATCGGCTCGGGCTGGCTCGCCGACCAGGTCCGCCAGGCGGGCGGCGAAGCCACCCATATTGCCGACCGCGACGTCATCGCCGCACGCCTCGTCCGTGAAGCGGAAGCGGGCGACGTCATCCTCATCATGGGCGCGCGCGATGACAGCCTCATCACCTACGCCCAGCATATCGTTGCCGAGCTCCAGGCGAGGGGTTGA
- a CDS encoding 5' nucleotidase, NT5C type — MTRRLFLDVDGVLADFDGGVRDLLGMGPDEYEARHGRGSFWKHLARADGFYANLDLLPGAMAMVDAVRHLQPTLLTGLPMGDWAAPQKRRWADRHFPDLKIITCMARDKWKYAAPGDVLVDDMVKARAPWKERASGVFIHHRSPEETLAELSKYFPL, encoded by the coding sequence ATGACCCGCCGCCTCTTCCTCGATGTGGATGGCGTGCTCGCCGATTTCGATGGCGGCGTGCGCGACCTGCTCGGCATGGGACCGGACGAATATGAGGCCCGCCACGGGCGCGGCAGCTTCTGGAAGCATCTCGCCCGTGCCGACGGCTTCTACGCCAATCTCGACCTGCTGCCGGGCGCGATGGCGATGGTCGATGCCGTGCGCCACCTGCAGCCCACGCTGCTGACCGGCTTGCCGATGGGCGATTGGGCCGCCCCGCAAAAGCGCCGCTGGGCCGATCGCCATTTCCCCGATTTGAAAATCATCACCTGCATGGCGCGCGACAAATGGAAATATGCCGCGCCCGGCGACGTGCTGGTCGATGACATGGTGAAAGCGCGCGCACCCTGGAAAGAAAGAGCGAGCGGGGTGTTCATCCACCACCGCTCGCCCGAAGAGACTTTGGCAGAGCTGTCGAAATATTTCCCGCTTTAG
- a CDS encoding sensor histidine kinase — protein MRHSSIQAAKTGHPFGGLGFAIKTIVAFWLIYLTTVCVRAMLSGDFWGVVLNRAPTVASGIVLTFGIYLVIHSVREGAGIRRRAVIATIASITAAMLQGGAIIATSPLVNDTQSEYRIQAREGAVIVQKGREITIERNSGEPLVFTLPQIEELGASQKMRIAADAAVVWLFFFAAWSAVYIAGVSAGQVAASRRKIAEAEAAAQAAQVRALRYQVNPHFLFNTLNSLSSLVMTGRTERAESMLMALSTFFRTSLSLDPAESVTLAEEIDLQRLYLDIEQARFPNRLSVDIDVPDEVAKTKVPALILQPIVENAIKYGVSATRAKVTIKIHAERLFDGRVQIDITNSMPEGKGSTQRPRPSGTGTGLTNVCQRLDAHFGNGADCRFGPIDHGFKVSIAVPATNKEDEDD, from the coding sequence ATGCGCCATTCATCGATTCAGGCGGCCAAGACGGGCCATCCGTTCGGCGGGCTCGGCTTTGCGATCAAGACGATCGTGGCCTTCTGGCTGATCTATCTGACCACCGTGTGCGTGCGCGCCATGCTCTCGGGCGATTTCTGGGGCGTGGTGCTCAACCGCGCGCCCACCGTCGCCAGCGGCATCGTCCTGACCTTCGGCATCTACCTGGTCATCCATTCGGTGCGCGAAGGCGCCGGCATCCGCCGCCGCGCGGTCATCGCCACCATCGCCTCGATCACTGCGGCCATGCTGCAGGGCGGCGCGATCATCGCCACCTCTCCCTTGGTCAATGACACCCAGTCCGAATATCGCATCCAGGCACGTGAAGGCGCAGTAATCGTCCAGAAGGGCCGCGAAATCACGATCGAGCGCAATTCTGGCGAGCCGCTCGTCTTCACTCTCCCCCAGATCGAGGAATTGGGCGCCAGCCAGAAGATGCGCATTGCCGCCGACGCCGCCGTCGTCTGGCTTTTCTTCTTCGCCGCATGGAGCGCCGTCTATATCGCCGGCGTCTCTGCCGGACAGGTCGCCGCCAGCCGCCGCAAGATCGCCGAGGCCGAGGCCGCCGCCCAGGCCGCGCAGGTCCGCGCATTGCGCTACCAGGTCAATCCGCATTTCCTGTTCAACACGCTGAACAGCCTGTCCTCGCTGGTCATGACCGGCCGGACCGAGCGGGCCGAGAGCATGTTGATGGCGCTGTCCACTTTCTTCCGCACCTCTTTGTCGCTCGACCCGGCGGAAAGCGTCACGCTGGCCGAGGAAATCGACCTCCAGCGTCTTTATCTCGATATCGAGCAGGCGCGCTTCCCCAACCGCCTGTCGGTCGATATCGACGTGCCGGACGAGGTCGCCAAGACCAAGGTGCCCGCGCTCATCCTCCAGCCGATCGTGGAAAATGCCATCAAATATGGCGTCTCGGCGACCCGCGCGAAGGTCACCATCAAGATCCACGCCGAACGGCTTTTCGATGGCCGCGTGCAGATCGACATCACCAATTCCATGCCCGAGGGCAAGGGAAGCACACAGCGCCCCCGCCCCTCGGGTACCGGCACCGGTCTCACCAATGTATGCCAGCGCCTCGATGCCCATTTCGGCAACGGCGCCGATTGCCGCTTCGGCCCGATCGACCATGGCTTCAAGGTGTCGATCGCGGTGCCAGCGACCAACAAGGAAGATGAAGATGACTGA
- a CDS encoding LytR/AlgR family response regulator transcription factor has product MTETLKVLVADDEPLASERLQILIERLDNVEMVGIAEDGDEAVALTEELKPDLLLLDIAMPGLDGIEVARRLSRQDDAPAVIFVTAFDQFAVAAFEVAAVDYLMKPVDQKRLETALDRARAVIAAREEEGPRLRSDDDSKFLEEFWASDLSGLVRIASCDIERVTAERDYMRLHVGPKSWLIHHSMTALEQGLDPKMFVRLHRSAIVRRDFIAGFARNPSGRWVARLADGTEQPVGRIYSEKVREIAVR; this is encoded by the coding sequence ATGACTGAGACCTTGAAGGTCCTTGTCGCCGATGACGAACCATTGGCATCCGAACGCCTGCAAATCCTGATCGAACGGCTCGACAATGTCGAAATGGTTGGCATCGCCGAAGACGGCGATGAAGCCGTAGCGCTGACCGAGGAGCTTAAGCCCGACCTGTTGCTGCTCGACATCGCCATGCCCGGCCTCGACGGCATCGAAGTCGCACGCCGCCTGTCGCGCCAGGACGATGCCCCCGCCGTGATTTTCGTCACCGCCTTCGACCAGTTCGCGGTAGCGGCGTTCGAGGTCGCCGCCGTCGATTATCTGATGAAGCCGGTCGACCAAAAGCGTCTGGAAACCGCTCTCGACCGCGCCCGCGCCGTCATCGCCGCGCGCGAGGAAGAAGGCCCGCGCCTGCGCAGCGACGATGACAGCAAGTTCCTCGAGGAATTCTGGGCCTCCGACCTGTCGGGCCTCGTTCGCATTGCCTCCTGCGACATCGAGCGCGTGACCGCCGAGCGCGACTATATGCGCCTTCATGTCGGCCCCAAGAGCTGGCTGATCCACCATTCGATGACCGCGCTCGAACAGGGGCTCGATCCCAAGATGTTCGTGCGCCTTCACCGCAGCGCCATCGTGCGCCGCGATTTCATCGCCGGTTTCGCCCGCAACCCGTCAGGCCGCTGGGTCGCCCGCCTGGCCGACGGCACCGAACAACCGGTCGGCCGCATCTACAGCGAAAAAGTCCGCGAAATCGCGGTACGCTGA
- a CDS encoding energy transducer TonB, protein MRIWGIAGALALMAQPASAAALEPREPSGRWVVDFGESQCVASLAYGEGEEKDYLTFKPVPTGTDVQIAMIVDGKSKRVDVDEYPLRINGVDQRAQLLRYGTSGKKVYRYLVNMPVRELAAIERIEIDVPRQNFDLVVPKMGDIATVLGECMDSLRTYWNVGTDTVTEPAQGDVRSVFSSDDYPAEAFRANESGVARAYLLVDEKGKVADCTLSAFVGNVILAAQSCAVIMDRAQFTPARDKDGNAVRTSFHTPSIAWVMPSSRVTLSELNAELSKLQDANANCLDF, encoded by the coding sequence ATGCGTATTTGGGGGATTGCCGGAGCATTGGCGCTGATGGCGCAGCCGGCCAGTGCGGCGGCGCTCGAGCCGCGCGAGCCTTCGGGCCGGTGGGTCGTCGATTTCGGCGAAAGCCAGTGCGTGGCCAGCCTTGCTTATGGCGAGGGCGAGGAGAAGGATTATCTGACCTTCAAGCCGGTGCCGACGGGCACCGATGTGCAGATCGCCATGATCGTCGATGGCAAATCCAAACGGGTGGATGTTGATGAATATCCGCTGCGCATCAACGGTGTCGACCAGCGCGCCCAGTTGTTGCGCTACGGGACGTCGGGGAAAAAGGTCTATCGCTACCTGGTCAACATGCCGGTGCGCGAACTGGCGGCGATCGAACGCATCGAGATAGATGTCCCGCGCCAGAATTTCGATCTCGTCGTTCCCAAGATGGGTGACATCGCAACGGTACTTGGCGAATGCATGGACAGCCTTCGTACGTACTGGAATGTCGGAACCGACACGGTAACCGAACCGGCGCAGGGCGACGTGCGCTCGGTATTCTCTTCGGATGATTATCCTGCCGAGGCGTTCAGAGCCAATGAAAGCGGGGTCGCGCGGGCTTATCTGCTCGTCGATGAAAAAGGCAAGGTTGCCGACTGCACCCTGTCCGCCTTTGTCGGCAATGTGATCCTGGCGGCCCAGTCGTGTGCCGTGATCATGGACCGGGCGCAATTCACGCCGGCCCGGGACAAGGATGGTAATGCCGTGCGCACGTCATTTCACACCCCGTCCATTGCCTGGGTAATGCCGTCCTCGCGTGTGACGCTAAGCGAATTGAACGCGGAATTGTCTAAGCTGCAGGACGCCAATGCCAACTGCCTGGATTTTTGA
- a CDS encoding energy transducer TonB has protein sequence MILALPMILTSLTGAIAAPPAAPMAPPTLGQMEAAAAERELDLKAGRVRGTARVVNGGEVARGFSYPSQAMREAAEGDSVIEVRVDRQGGIEECVLLRSAGHAALDQASCVQFTRTARFEPARARDGEPVPGLYRQTIVRRLPEQAPISAPQNPEQ, from the coding sequence ATGATCCTTGCCCTGCCCATGATCCTGACATCCTTGACCGGCGCGATCGCTGCGCCGCCGGCTGCGCCGATGGCGCCGCCGACCCTGGGGCAGATGGAAGCGGCGGCAGCCGAGCGGGAGCTCGATCTGAAAGCGGGCCGGGTGCGAGGGACCGCGCGCGTGGTGAATGGCGGCGAGGTGGCGCGAGGCTTTTCCTATCCCAGCCAGGCGATGCGCGAGGCTGCGGAGGGTGACAGCGTGATCGAGGTTCGCGTTGACCGCCAGGGCGGAATAGAGGAATGCGTCTTGCTGCGTTCTGCCGGCCATGCTGCACTCGACCAGGCTTCGTGCGTGCAATTCACGCGAACCGCTCGCTTCGAGCCTGCCAGGGCGCGCGATGGCGAACCAGTGCCGGGGCTTTATCGCCAGACCATCGTTAGGCGCCTGCCCGAACAGGCACCGATCAGCGCACCGCAAAACCCTGAGCAATAG
- a CDS encoding ATP-dependent helicase, giving the protein MTESAPPPASEAPWLAGLNPPQREAVLTTEGPVLMLAGAGTGKTRALTARLANLIATRKAWPSQILAVTFTNKAAREMKERISDITGGAVEGMPYLGTFHAVCARMLRSHAELVGLRSNFTIIDTDDQLRLLKQLIQAASIDDKRFPARLLASLIDGWKNKGLTPAQLSAADAEAYANGKGQDLYAQYQARLAQVNAADFGDLLLHMLTIFKSHPDVLESYRDRFRYILVDEYQDTNASQYEWLRLLASPRNNICCVGDDDQSIYSWRGAEVANILRFEKDFPDAKIIRLEQNYRSTGHILKAAGGVIAHNSGRLGKELWTDAGDGEKVQVIGVWDGPEEARRVAEEIENHLSKGGSLNDCAILVRAQHQTREFEDRFIAIGMDYQIIGGFRFYERAEIRDAIAYLRLVHQPADDLAFDRIVNQPKRGLGDKAMQTIHRFARALGEPLLFSSAQILDSDELRPAARNALARFIADVSRWRGLHQSSLSRSDGEGDHRESDGGGVMDHAQLARTILDESGYTAMLQADKSPEAAGRLDNLSELVRAMEEYDSLEEFLEHVSLVMDNDRDPGGARVTIMTIHAAKGLEFPLVFLAGWEEGLFPSQRALDEGGIASLEEERRLAYVAITRARQRATILHAANRRIYGQWTSSIPSRFVEELPEEHVEEETTLSGGASLWRAQWTAHDDPFAHVAKPGTRGPGFQRAMASSPSPLAGEGGPHRFGGGRERGPASRADRIRTAKGPVEARGSAVSLGNKGRGDLAVGQRVFHDKFGYGVIEAIEGNKLEVEFEKAGKKRVLDSFVS; this is encoded by the coding sequence GTGACCGAATCCGCCCCGCCCCCTGCAAGCGAAGCCCCCTGGCTCGCCGGCCTCAACCCGCCCCAGCGCGAAGCCGTGCTGACGACCGAAGGCCCTGTCCTGATGCTTGCGGGTGCGGGCACGGGAAAGACGCGTGCGCTCACGGCCCGCCTCGCCAACCTCATCGCAACGCGAAAGGCATGGCCCAGCCAGATCCTCGCCGTGACCTTCACCAACAAGGCCGCGCGCGAGATGAAGGAGCGCATTTCCGACATCACCGGCGGCGCAGTCGAAGGCATGCCCTATCTGGGCACCTTCCACGCCGTGTGCGCGCGCATGCTGCGCAGCCATGCCGAGCTGGTCGGGCTGCGCTCCAACTTCACCATCATCGATACCGATGACCAGCTGCGCCTCCTCAAACAGCTCATCCAGGCCGCCAGCATCGACGACAAGCGCTTCCCCGCGCGCCTGCTCGCCTCGCTCATCGATGGCTGGAAGAATAAGGGCCTCACCCCCGCGCAGCTCTCCGCCGCCGATGCCGAAGCCTATGCCAACGGCAAGGGGCAGGATCTTTACGCCCAGTACCAGGCCCGCCTGGCGCAAGTGAACGCCGCCGACTTTGGCGACCTCCTCCTCCACATGCTCACCATCTTCAAATCACACCCCGACGTCCTCGAAAGCTATCGCGACCGCTTCCGCTACATCCTGGTGGACGAATATCAGGACACCAATGCCAGCCAATATGAATGGCTGCGGCTCCTCGCCTCGCCCCGCAATAATATCTGCTGCGTCGGCGATGACGACCAGTCCATCTACAGCTGGCGCGGCGCCGAAGTCGCCAACATCTTGCGCTTCGAAAAGGACTTTCCCGACGCGAAAATCATCCGCCTCGAACAGAATTACCGCTCCACCGGCCATATCCTGAAGGCTGCCGGCGGCGTCATCGCGCACAACTCCGGCCGCCTCGGCAAGGAGCTTTGGACCGACGCAGGCGACGGCGAAAAGGTGCAGGTCATCGGCGTCTGGGACGGCCCCGAAGAAGCCCGCCGCGTCGCCGAGGAGATCGAGAACCACCTCTCCAAGGGCGGCTCCCTCAACGACTGCGCCATCCTGGTCCGCGCCCAGCACCAGACCCGCGAATTTGAAGACCGCTTCATCGCCATCGGCATGGACTACCAGATCATCGGCGGCTTCCGCTTTTACGAGCGCGCCGAAATCCGCGACGCCATCGCCTATCTCCGCCTGGTCCACCAGCCGGCCGACGACCTCGCCTTCGACCGCATCGTCAACCAGCCCAAGCGCGGGCTCGGCGACAAGGCAATGCAGACCATCCACCGCTTCGCCCGCGCTTTGGGCGAACCGCTCCTCTTCTCCTCCGCGCAGATCCTCGACAGTGACGAGCTGCGCCCCGCCGCGCGCAACGCGCTCGCCCGCTTCATCGCCGACGTCTCGCGCTGGCGCGGCCTCCACCAATCCTCCCTGTCGCGCAGCGATGGGGAGGGGGACCATCGCGAAAGCGATGGTGGAGGGGTCATGGACCATGCCCAACTCGCCCGCACGATCCTGGATGAATCGGGCTACACCGCCATGCTCCAGGCGGACAAAAGCCCCGAGGCCGCCGGCCGCCTCGACAACCTCTCCGAACTCGTCCGCGCGATGGAAGAATATGACAGCCTCGAGGAATTCCTCGAACATGTCAGCCTGGTGATGGACAATGACCGCGATCCCGGCGGCGCGCGCGTCACCATCATGACCATCCACGCCGCCAAGGGGCTGGAATTTCCCCTGGTCTTCCTCGCCGGCTGGGAAGAAGGCCTCTTCCCCTCGCAGCGCGCGCTGGACGAAGGCGGCATCGCCAGCCTCGAGGAAGAACGCCGCCTTGCTTATGTGGCCATCACCCGCGCCCGCCAGCGCGCCACCATCCTCCACGCCGCCAACCGCCGCATCTACGGCCAGTGGACCAGCTCCATCCCCAGCCGCTTCGTCGAGGAACTGCCAGAAGAGCATGTCGAGGAAGAAACCACTTTGTCCGGCGGCGCCTCGCTCTGGCGCGCCCAATGGACCGCCCATGACGACCCCTTCGCCCATGTCGCCAAGCCCGGCACAAGAGGCCCCGGCTTCCAGCGCGCGATGGCAAGCTCACCCTCTCCCCTTGCGGGAGAGGGAGGGCCCCACCGCTTCGGCGGTGGGAGGGAGAGGGGTCCCGCCTCAAGAGCCGACCGCATCCGCACCGCCAAGGGCCCCGTCGAAGCCCGCGGCAGCGCCGTCAGCCTCGGCAATAAGGGTCGCGGCGATTTAGCGGTCGGCCAACGCGTCTTCCACGACAAGTTCGGCTACGGGGTGATCGAGGCCATCGAAGGGAATAAGTTGGAGGTGGAGTTCGAAAAGGCGGGCAAGAAGCGGGTGCTGGATAGTTTTGTGAGTTAG
- the tcmP gene encoding three-Cys-motif partner protein TcmP: MTIDEGLYAGREPAFVKHTFLQEYLPALFQKVAFRYDQLVYIDGFSGPWKSRDEKAFKDTSFGIALDALRATVSFQKSKGRKVSAKAILVEKSQEAFADLQTLVAKFPDINIVPINGEFEANLERIVELLPDDAFQFLLIDPKGMKLDLRKVGCLLGRPNSEVLINFMYDFISRFVDHPDEQITANHRRLLPHVDWELLSAQLANCTMSTERESLIVGAFQDSVRREGAYTFVPSLTVQKAHADRTLYHLVFGTRKSSGLKVFRDSQTKALNAQAKVRTQAKEARRVEKTGQPGLFSGDAWVGSDFSIKQIEQGNANAATILINKLPNGPEFVLWKDLWPEILGSCLVSYSSLGRIVNDLRKSGVIGAPDWPSPKKIIPDDDQKLCLGAGQLL, from the coding sequence ATGACCATAGACGAGGGTTTGTATGCGGGGCGAGAGCCCGCGTTTGTAAAGCATACTTTTTTGCAGGAATACCTGCCCGCGTTGTTTCAAAAGGTTGCTTTTCGCTACGATCAACTAGTTTATATTGATGGTTTTTCTGGTCCGTGGAAGTCTCGCGACGAAAAAGCGTTCAAGGATACTTCATTTGGAATTGCCCTAGATGCCTTGCGAGCAACCGTCTCGTTCCAAAAAAGCAAGGGACGCAAGGTCTCTGCCAAGGCGATCTTAGTAGAAAAATCACAGGAAGCATTTGCAGACCTCCAGACGCTGGTTGCGAAGTTTCCCGACATAAACATCGTTCCCATCAACGGCGAATTCGAAGCGAATCTCGAAAGAATTGTCGAACTCTTGCCGGATGATGCATTCCAGTTTCTTTTGATCGATCCCAAGGGAATGAAGCTCGACCTGAGGAAGGTTGGATGCTTGCTAGGCCGTCCAAATTCCGAAGTACTAATCAACTTCATGTATGACTTTATTAGCCGCTTTGTAGATCACCCTGACGAACAGATTACTGCAAATCACCGACGTTTATTGCCTCATGTCGATTGGGAATTGCTGAGTGCGCAATTGGCAAACTGCACAATGAGCACCGAAAGAGAATCACTGATCGTCGGAGCATTTCAAGACAGCGTAAGACGCGAGGGCGCTTACACCTTTGTGCCTTCGTTGACTGTCCAGAAAGCACACGCTGACCGGACCCTATACCATCTCGTTTTTGGCACACGGAAGAGTAGCGGCCTCAAAGTTTTCAGAGACTCGCAAACGAAAGCACTCAATGCCCAAGCTAAGGTTCGAACACAGGCAAAAGAAGCTCGTCGTGTAGAAAAAACCGGCCAACCAGGATTATTTAGCGGCGATGCATGGGTAGGGTCGGACTTCAGCATCAAGCAAATTGAGCAAGGCAATGCGAATGCCGCAACTATACTGATTAATAAGCTGCCCAATGGTCCAGAGTTCGTACTGTGGAAGGATCTTTGGCCTGAAATTCTTGGCAGTTGCCTGGTGTCCTACTCTTCGCTCGGTCGGATTGTGAATGATCTTAGGAAATCCGGTGTAATCGGTGCGCCCGACTGGCCATCGCCTAAAAAAATCATCCCTGACGATGATCAGAAATTGTGCCTTGGGGCTGGCCAATTGCTCTAA
- a CDS encoding DUF5131 family protein, giving the protein MRAFNWRKGMSDNSAIEWTDATWNPVTGCTKITAGCDNCYAERFSERFRGVEGHPFENGFDLTLRPLRLDQPRGWKRPRMIFVNSMSDLFHKEVPFDYIDKVFETMEECDWHTFQVLTKRSSRMRDYLLRRYSDRPAPKHIWCGVSVENSRGRSRIAHLREAPAAIRFLSIEPLIGATGDLDLRGIHWVIAGGESGPNARVMHIDWAREVRDECRRQDVPFFFKQWGGFRPKSGGRMLDGEEWNEFPCLKTGVA; this is encoded by the coding sequence ATGCGAGCTTTCAACTGGAGAAAAGGCATGTCCGACAATTCTGCTATAGAGTGGACCGATGCAACTTGGAATCCAGTAACCGGATGTACCAAAATCACTGCTGGATGTGATAATTGCTATGCCGAGCGGTTTTCCGAGCGGTTCAGAGGGGTGGAGGGACACCCATTTGAAAACGGCTTCGATTTAACGCTTCGGCCACTTCGACTAGATCAACCTAGAGGATGGAAACGGCCTCGGATGATATTCGTCAACTCCATGAGTGATCTCTTCCATAAAGAGGTCCCGTTCGACTACATCGACAAGGTTTTTGAGACGATGGAAGAATGTGACTGGCACACTTTCCAAGTTCTGACCAAGCGAAGCAGTAGGATGCGGGATTATCTGCTTCGGCGCTATTCTGATCGGCCCGCTCCGAAACATATTTGGTGCGGTGTTTCGGTTGAAAATTCGCGGGGGCGATCACGAATTGCGCACTTGCGAGAGGCTCCCGCAGCAATACGCTTCCTGTCAATTGAACCGCTTATCGGGGCAACGGGAGATCTAGATCTCCGTGGCATTCATTGGGTCATCGCGGGTGGTGAAAGTGGGCCAAATGCTCGTGTAATGCATATCGATTGGGCGAGAGAAGTTAGAGATGAGTGCCGCCGGCAAGATGTTCCATTCTTCTTCAAGCAGTGGGGTGGGTTCCGTCCGAAATCCGGTGGCCGCATGCTAGACGGTGAAGAATGGAACGAATTTCCTTGCTTGAAGACTGGAGTTGCATAG